In a genomic window of Coffea eugenioides isolate CCC68of unplaced genomic scaffold, Ceug_1.0 ScVebR1_2986;HRSCAF=4116, whole genome shotgun sequence:
- the LOC113757334 gene encoding uncharacterized protein LOC113757334 produces the protein MVSVKLEPEAPQCSLVSRKKALSGLFCFFLLLQCAGKSLPVEALSHQNKFRTSPNYFVHISDDLSNISKLLLQKDMASEATSQSKGKGKGYFTWTPEMDRVMGTCFIDQMNQGNKLDGKCAWKTAAYTVVMNALFDKLNISVTKANILSRFKTWEKHYDILYPLLQSCNSGSAIIWDYSRGRIDVRDEDVWNARVSENPKILPYRKKIVVENWEDICTLFSQDRANGEGAQTVFEANVETEVEESANVEESFETDSRSLEDEVMNALLARQRSKSKASSSTNDRGTKRKLTSSQVLYKVLGRMADSLDKYLNSECSKVTTKMVEDELSKIELDRFQLLKGIDLLMNDRTKYDTFSGLGDDLKKDWLLMHIGN, from the exons ATGGTTTCGGTG AAATTGGAACCGGAGGCTCCACAATGTAGTCTTGTTTCTAGAAAGAAAGCTTTGTCGGgacttttctgtttctttcttttgttgcagtGTGCTGGAAAATCCTTACCAGTAGAAGCTTTAAGTCACCAGAATAAGTTTAGGACATCTCCAAACTATTTTGTGCACATAAGTGATGATCTTAGCAACATCTCCAAATTGCTTTTGCAAAAAG ATATGGCATCTGAAGCAACATCTCAGTCAAAAGGGAAAGGCAAAGGGTATTTCACTTGGACTCCTGAAATGGATCGTGTAATGGGCACCTGTTTTATTGACCAAATGAACCAAGGAAACAAATTGGATGGTAAATGTGCATGGAAGACAGCAGCCTACACCGTAGTAATGAATGCTTTATTCGATAAGCTCAATATATCTGTGACAAAGGCTAATATTTTATCTCGTTTCAAGACATGGGAGAAACACTATGACATCCTATACCCACTGCTCCAGTCATGTAACTCTGGGTCTGCGATAATATGGGACTACTCTAGAGGTAGAATTGATGTTCGTGATGAGGATGTATGGAATGCTCGAGTAAGTGAGAATCCAAAAATTCTTCcttatagaaaaaaaattgtggTTGAAAATTGGGAGGATATCTGTACACTGTTTTCACAAGATCGTGCAAATGGAGAGGGTGCCCAAACTGTTTTTGAGGCTAATGTTGAAACTGAAGTTGAAGAGTCTGCTAATGTAGAGGAATCATTTGAGACTGATTCACGATCTTTAGAAGATGAAGTTATGAATGCACTGCTAGCTCGACAACGGTCAAAATCAAAAGCTTCATCTTCAACAAATGATCGTGGCACAAAGAGAAAACTAACGAGCTCTCAAGTACTTTACAAAGTGTTGGGACGAATGGCAGATTCACTGGATAAGTACTTAAATTCAGAATGCTCAAAAGTTACAACAAAAATGGTGGAAGACGAGTTATCTAAAATTGAATTGGATAGATTTCAATTGTTGAAGGGTATTGACTTACTTATGAATGACAGGACAAAGTATGACACTTTTTCTGGTCTCGGAGATGACTTAAAAAAGGATTGGCTATTGATGCACATtggtaattga